The proteins below come from a single Mytilus edulis chromosome 5, xbMytEdul2.2, whole genome shotgun sequence genomic window:
- the LOC139524637 gene encoding gamma-secretase subunit PEN-2-like: protein MDLRKLKNEDKLDLCRKYYLGGFACLPFLWFINSIWFFKEAFLKEEYTEQKQIRSYVIRSMIGTVIWTAIISVWIVIFQLNRVSWGDTADAMSFIIPRGIP, encoded by the exons aTGGACttgagaaaattaaaaaatgaagataagTTGGATCTCTGCAGAAAGTATTACTTAG GTGGATTTGCATGCCTTCCATTTCTGTGGTTTATAAACTCTATATGGTTCTTCAAAGAGGCTTTCTTAAAGGAGGAGTACACTGAACAGAAACAAATCAGATCAT aTGTGATAAGGTCTATGATAGGAACTGTGATATGGACAGCTATAATATCTGTATGGATTGTAATATTCCAGTTAAATCGTGTTTCATGGGGAGATACAGCTGATGCTATGTCATTCATTATTCCAAGAGGCATACCATAG
- the LOC139524636 gene encoding caspase-7-like: protein MATNIYKGTVKGRPISKEEIKDIFESILTLGSFKSKHKVSSNQNEYECNKSYRGLAIIISNESFEILEQRSYCDVELKMMQETFGNHLNFTVVTFKDLTAQQINWVVDIACEQTQFHRDSDCFACIIGSHGNEKPRSVDSLPTCVYYRDHCIYGVDDDTVTTKSIIEKVIGVEGLQDKPKMFFIQACRSKMNDGSMNKICSEHGHEILVRDIVKNSFNQINIATSLNPLSSSGSKPTDNDTIGSMSKDQDITEFSIRAALKKLFDYNKNMPKEIIRIVDPPCADDCLVVYSTASEKNSYGRVGVGGWMLYSLHNAILTQIKRIDQESSKINCIDISRVLNDMTYYVSKYFEVDESSESTHPKGMEKRKVPVLFEHCFPKEMYFYL from the exons CATTTTGACATTAGGATCtttcaaatcaaaacataaagtatCTTCTAACCAAAACGAATATGAATGTAACAAATCTTACAGAGGCTTAGCAATCATAATTAGCAATGAATCCTTCGAAATATTAGAACAGCGCAGTTATTGTGACGTTGAACTAAAAATGATGCAAGAAACATTTGGAAATCATCTAAACTTTACAGTTGTAACCTTTAAGGATTTGACTGCACAACAGATTAATTGGGTGGTAGATATAG CCTGCGAGCAGACACAATTCCATCGAGATTCAGATTGTTTTGCGTGTATTATTGGAAGCCATGGTAACGAAAAACCCAGATCTGTGGATTCCCTGCCTACTTGCGTGTATTACAGAGACCATTGTATTTATGGAGTTGATGATGATACGGTGACAACGAAAAGTATAATTGAAAAAGTCATTGGTGTCGAGGGATTACAAGATAAGCctaaaatgttttttattcag GCATGTCGGTCGAAGATGAATGATGGTTCTATGAATAAGATCTGCAGTGAACATGGACATGAAATTTTAGTTCGGGATATCGTAAAGAATTCTTTCAATCAAATAAACATAGCTACATCGTTAAATCCTCTGTCTTCAAGTGGAAGTAAACCTACCGACAATGATACGATTGGAAGCATGTCTAAAGACCAGGACATAACGGAGTTCAGTATCCGAGCAGCGCTGAAAAAGTTGTTTGATTACAATAAAAATATGCCAAAAGAGATTATACGTATTGTAGACCCACCGTGTGCAGATGACTGTCTCGTCGTTTATTCAACAGCTTCAG AGAAAAATTCTTATGGAAGAGTAGGCGTTGGTGGATGGATGTTATATTCTTTACACAATGCAATATTGACCCAAATAAAACGTATAGATCAAGAGAGTAGCAAGATAAACTGCATAGATATATCACGTGTTTTAAATGATATGACTTATTATGTTTCAAAATACTTTGAGGTCGACGAGAGTTCCGAGTCAACGCATCCTAAAGGAATGGAAAAGAGAAAAGTTCCAGTTCTCTTTGAACACTGTTTTCCAAAagaaatgtatttctatttgtaa